A genomic stretch from Bacillota bacterium includes:
- the flgB gene encoding flagellar basal body rod protein FlgB — MTDKLFGGHYPLLKQALHASALRHEAIAHNIANVNTPGYRRIDVSFEEFLRAAQTTPLRTTSPRHYAAPPSLLANPQVAPDEDAPMRPDGNTVDIDYEMAQLAENQIRFQALSQLITGRYQSLKLVITGGGGR; from the coding sequence ATGACGGATAAACTTTTTGGCGGCCATTATCCTTTGCTGAAGCAGGCGCTTCATGCGAGTGCCCTTCGGCACGAGGCAATCGCGCACAACATTGCCAACGTGAACACGCCGGGTTATCGCCGGATCGACGTCTCCTTTGAGGAGTTCTTGAGAGCTGCACAAACAACCCCTTTGCGCACTACGAGCCCACGACACTATGCCGCGCCGCCCTCCTTGCTGGCGAACCCGCAGGTCGCCCCTGACGAAGATGCACCGATGCGTCCTGATGGAAACACTGTCGATATCGACTACGAAATGGCGCAACTTGCGGAGAACCAGATACGCTTTCAGGCACTCAGCCAGCTGATTACCGGACGCTACCAGAGCCTGAAACTGGTCATTACGGGCGGCGGAGGGAGGTAA